In a genomic window of Poecilia reticulata strain Guanapo linkage group LG22, Guppy_female_1.0+MT, whole genome shotgun sequence:
- the LOC103458895 gene encoding serine protease HTRA2, mitochondrial isoform X2 has translation MAATGRFLSAVIRIHCRGLDTVGQRTLSCLPSVLIGKEPETNPRFKSRGSDGRSSLDHRDPAWKEGGGRSGSSARLRSLSVGLGLCGAALLDRLREDQVDSEGSPGSSSFLRLFLPSAQCASPFRPDSPRFRYNFIADVVEKSTPAVVYIEIVGRHPFSGREVPVSNGSGFIISSDGLIVTNAHVVANKRGVRVKLTNGDTYNATVQDVDPGADIATIKITSTVRKEETLLKLFSASFVYFSHSCEQKPFPTLKLGQSSEVRQGEFVVAMGNPFALRNTITSGIVSSVQRGSKELGLSNSNMDYIQTDATIDFGNSGGPLINLDGEVIGINTMKVTAGISFAIPSDRVKLFLSQAAKRKTSQVGDLSVKPRYIGVMMLTLTPRIIAELKMRDSSFPNVNHGILIHRVIPSSPASRAGMLPGDIVLEINGVLVNTSEEIYRAVRSSDTINMVVQRGNELYKLKVTPEYIE, from the exons ATGGCAGCAACTGGCAGGTTTCTGTCAGCTGTTATTAGGATCCACTGCCGTGGACTGGACACTGTGGGACAGAGGACACTCTCTTGTCTTCCATCTGTCCTGATCGGAAAAGAACCAGAGACAAACCCACGGTTTAAAAGCCGAGGATCGGATGGACGCAGCAGCCTGGACCACAGAGATCCAGCCTGGAAGGAAGGAGGCGGTCGGTCAGGCAGCTCTGCCCGGCTCAGGTCTCTCTCTGTGGGGCTGGGGCTCTGCGGAGCGGCGCTACTGGACCGCTTAAGGGAGGATCAGGTGGATTCAGAGGGATCTCCAGGATCCAGCAGCTTTTTAAGACTCTTTCTGCCCTCTGCTCAGTGCGCCTCCCCGTTTAGACCCGACAGCCCCCGCTTCAGATACAACTTCATAGCTGATGTGGTGGAAAAATCCACTCCAGCTGTGGTGTACATCGAGATCGTGGGCAG acatcCGTTTTCAGGAAGAGAAGTCCCGGTGTCGAACGGCTCGGGTTTCATAATCAGCAGCGACGGTCTGATCGTCACCAACGCTCACGTCGTGGCCAACAAGAGAGGCGTCAGAGTGAAGCTAACCAACGGCGACACGTACAACGCCACGGTGCAGGATGTCGATCCCGGCGCAGACATCGCCACCATTAAAATCACTTCAACTGTAAGGAAGGA AGAAACGTTACTAAAGCTTTTCTCCGCctcttttgtgtatttttcccACTCTTGTGAGCAGAAACCTTTTCCCACGCTCAAACTGGGTCAGTCGTCGGAGGTTCGTCAAGGAGAGTTCGTGGTTGCCATGGGGAATCCGTTTGCTCTCCGGAACACGATCACTTCGGGGATCGTCAGCTCGGTGCAGAGAGGAAGCAAGGAGCTGGGCCTGTCCAACTCCAACATGGATTACATACAGACAGACGCAACCATCGAC tttggaAATTCTGGAGGGCCTCTGATTAATCTG GATGGGGAAGTAATCGGCATAAACACCATGAAGGTCACTGCAGGAATCTCATTCGCCATCCCGTCTGATCGGGTGAAACTTTTTCTGAGTcaagcagcaaaaagaaaaa CCTCTCAGGTTGGTGACTTGAGTGTGAAACCTCGGTACATCGGTGTCATGATGCTAACGCTAACACCAAG aaTTATAGCAGAGCTGAAGATGAGAGACTCGTCTTTTCCTAACGTCAACCATGGCATTCTGATCCACAGAGTCATCCCCAGCTCACCAGCCAGCAG AGCTGGGATGCTGCCAGGAGACATCGTGTTGGAGATCAACGGGGTCCTGGTGAACACCTCTGAGGAGATCTACAGGGCCGTCAGGAGCAGCGACACCATCAACATGGTGGTCCAGAGAGGAAACGAGCTCTATAAACTCAAAGTCACACCGGAATACATCGAGTGA
- the LOC103458895 gene encoding serine protease HTRA2, mitochondrial isoform X1, translating into MAATGRFLSAVIRIHCRGLDTVGQRTLSCLPSVLIGKEPETNPRFKSRGSDGRSSLDHRDPAWKEGGGRSGSSARLRSLSVGLGLCGAALLDRLREDQVDSEGSPGSSSFLRLFLPSAQCASPFRPDSPRFRYNFIADVVEKSTPAVVYIEIVGRHPFSGREVPVSNGSGFIISSDGLIVTNAHVVANKRGVRVKLTNGDTYNATVQDVDPGADIATIKITSTKPFPTLKLGQSSEVRQGEFVVAMGNPFALRNTITSGIVSSVQRGSKELGLSNSNMDYIQTDATIDFGNSGGPLINLDGEVIGINTMKVTAGISFAIPSDRVKLFLSQAAKRKTSQVGDLSVKPRYIGVMMLTLTPRIIAELKMRDSSFPNVNHGILIHRVIPSSPASRAGMLPGDIVLEINGVLVNTSEEIYRAVRSSDTINMVVQRGNELYKLKVTPEYIE; encoded by the exons ATGGCAGCAACTGGCAGGTTTCTGTCAGCTGTTATTAGGATCCACTGCCGTGGACTGGACACTGTGGGACAGAGGACACTCTCTTGTCTTCCATCTGTCCTGATCGGAAAAGAACCAGAGACAAACCCACGGTTTAAAAGCCGAGGATCGGATGGACGCAGCAGCCTGGACCACAGAGATCCAGCCTGGAAGGAAGGAGGCGGTCGGTCAGGCAGCTCTGCCCGGCTCAGGTCTCTCTCTGTGGGGCTGGGGCTCTGCGGAGCGGCGCTACTGGACCGCTTAAGGGAGGATCAGGTGGATTCAGAGGGATCTCCAGGATCCAGCAGCTTTTTAAGACTCTTTCTGCCCTCTGCTCAGTGCGCCTCCCCGTTTAGACCCGACAGCCCCCGCTTCAGATACAACTTCATAGCTGATGTGGTGGAAAAATCCACTCCAGCTGTGGTGTACATCGAGATCGTGGGCAG acatcCGTTTTCAGGAAGAGAAGTCCCGGTGTCGAACGGCTCGGGTTTCATAATCAGCAGCGACGGTCTGATCGTCACCAACGCTCACGTCGTGGCCAACAAGAGAGGCGTCAGAGTGAAGCTAACCAACGGCGACACGTACAACGCCACGGTGCAGGATGTCGATCCCGGCGCAGACATCGCCACCATTAAAATCACTTCAACT AAACCTTTTCCCACGCTCAAACTGGGTCAGTCGTCGGAGGTTCGTCAAGGAGAGTTCGTGGTTGCCATGGGGAATCCGTTTGCTCTCCGGAACACGATCACTTCGGGGATCGTCAGCTCGGTGCAGAGAGGAAGCAAGGAGCTGGGCCTGTCCAACTCCAACATGGATTACATACAGACAGACGCAACCATCGAC tttggaAATTCTGGAGGGCCTCTGATTAATCTG GATGGGGAAGTAATCGGCATAAACACCATGAAGGTCACTGCAGGAATCTCATTCGCCATCCCGTCTGATCGGGTGAAACTTTTTCTGAGTcaagcagcaaaaagaaaaa CCTCTCAGGTTGGTGACTTGAGTGTGAAACCTCGGTACATCGGTGTCATGATGCTAACGCTAACACCAAG aaTTATAGCAGAGCTGAAGATGAGAGACTCGTCTTTTCCTAACGTCAACCATGGCATTCTGATCCACAGAGTCATCCCCAGCTCACCAGCCAGCAG AGCTGGGATGCTGCCAGGAGACATCGTGTTGGAGATCAACGGGGTCCTGGTGAACACCTCTGAGGAGATCTACAGGGCCGTCAGGAGCAGCGACACCATCAACATGGTGGTCCAGAGAGGAAACGAGCTCTATAAACTCAAAGTCACACCGGAATACATCGAGTGA
- the mis18bp1 gene encoding mis18-binding protein 1, which yields MASCHLLQRKDPCFQSPAKIFAKLKSKVQKEAECDKELMRKVGEQYGHGVKAAGVSRADEPGFNRDPAGFCWPEKMKENNRFAFCQTPAQAVTLSPISSPEETVDYPISRVPLHQVSPLKDRFRGFTRRNRILMESTSVSQLQSGVFSDQSPDGFSRIQPAEICGRSAFSKEVLSLNPKSPCCVYSPIKNRLRKRKLDLNDTQNPSRTTEDSGPSQARRRPAAFGNSVESNPCRPVWGNLKRFPEPKESGSNGLKRPAVILDTGPTMSPAKLFALMKERESKREHQQIETCSRRELFAGNQRNLQEFSDSDVSSTHRMEHMQDVPSVNTAENQNRAETPESRSETSQDTPIPASPSPTVLLEDPLVLNTPQISIPKKDEAVFRRNVWPKQKKFPFESVIHLRKWFLRRNRQGLFVDGIHVEENIQWNSNVITERISRSVLKTVSGRVYILMGQMNIKLASDFPKKFLKKFVNGFPSNWKAIYETFLSESKDQAEKKSKDAAILVKNESQLPFRHQPVRQQKIKSVKTPESLPSASSLNVSRSGRVIKPPLEYWKGGRVTLDAQMNVTIHEGYEATSPDISTSKPKKPVQVLFPCSDGLKRHKSSQDEGFSVPARRLKADRKLHRAETNRDQTTDSSNEMISYPKAVSGRTRRNRQRPGAEKRPCSDASPQKRRGPERSSKKQTQNAIRPPTRTSETVTDPHESLPVRNKASNRLTCDYELPSTRRRRANAGRAAKALTSSGKSEPDDEVSSSQSPEAPKEKKKSRAAGKRNEVQEKKKESRCRKASPPATATKPCRKRQQNKGSAVVPHEKDGDEWTEDEILKLQEAVSCYPRHVVGYWAKVARMVGTRSAEECYKQHTSQGNTQSPKKSTKNCKKVAEKPAEIPVISARVGTLKRIKQVRQFLENLPRDDVDDAFSSAYMQNKRMEIPSLCSSEDHDFAMSDLEPQTPMSSCFPEAKTPQCLHITPGMLGSPNTKNDDKYVFQLQKRMKKNQFNVRKTSSSKTRFSPTPSAKRTVQRCANTGKDTFFVFEMFPEDNGEISESDEEEDFYFSDN from the exons ATGGCGTCGTGTCATTTGTTGCAACGCAAAGATCCCTGTTTTCAGTCTCCCGCGAAGATTTTTGCGAAGCTGAAATCTAAAGTTCAGAAAGAGGCGGAGTGTGACAAGGAGCTGATGCGGAAGGTTGGAGAGCAATATGGACATGGAGTCAAAGCAGCGGGTGTCAGCAGGGCCGATGAACCGGGATTTAACCGGGACCCGGCTGGGTTCTGCTGGCCCGAAAAGATGAAGGAGAACAACAGGTTTGCTTTCTGTCAAACTCCAGCGCAGGCGGTAACTCTGTCGCCGATCTCCAGCCCGGAGGAAACCGTCGACTATCCGATTAGCCGCGTCCCACTGCACCAAGTATCCCCACTTAAAGACAGATTTCGTGGGTTCACACGGAGAAACAGAATCCTAATGGAGTCCACATCTGTGTCCCAACTCCAGTCTGGGGTCTTCAGCGATCAGAGCCCAGATGGTTTCAGTAGGATCCAACCCGCAGAGATTTGCGGGAGGAGTGCGTTCAGTAAGGAAGTTCTTTCTCTCAATCCCAAATCTCCATGCTGCGTCTATTCCCCCATAAAGAACAggctgaggaagaggaaatTGGATCTGAATGACACCCAGAACCCCTCCAGAACCACCGAGGACTCGGGTCCATCTCAAGCCAGGAGAAGACCTGCTGCCTTTGGGAACAGCGTTGAGAGCAACCCCTGCAGACCGGTTTGGGGTAATCTTAAAAGATTCCCAGAACCAAAAGAATCAGGATCCAATGGACTCAAAC GTCCGGCTGTTATTCTGGACACAGGCCCCACAATGTCTCCCGCCAAGTTATTTGCTCTGATGAAGGAAAGGGAGAGTAAACGGGAACATCAGCAGAttgaaacctgcagcagaaggGAGCTCTTTGCAGGGAACCAGA GAAACCTGCAGGAGTTTAGCGACTCTGACGTCTCATCAACTCATCGCATGGAGCACATGCAGGACGTTCCCTCAGTGAATACTGCTGAGAACCAGAACCGAGCGGAGACACCAGAGAGTCGGTCAGAAACCTCGCAGGACACTCCGATCCCTGCTTCGCCATCCCCTACCGTTTTACTGGAGGACCCGCTGGTGCTCAACACGCCACAGATCTCCATACCGAAGAAAGACGAGGCGGTGTTCAGGCGCAACGTTTGGCCCAAGCAGAAGAAATTCCCATTC gaGAGTGTGATTCACCTCAGGAAGTGGTTCCTGAGAAGGAATCGTCAGGGTTTGTTTGTGGACGGGATTCACGT AGAGGAGAACATTCAGTGGAACAGCAACGTCATCACCGAGCGGATCTCCAGATCGGTGCTGAAGACCGTCTCCGGCAGGGTGTACATCCTGATGGGACAGATGAACATCAAACTCGCCTCTG ATTTTCCAAAGAAGTTCTTGAAGAAGTTTGTGAATGGCTTCCCTTCAAACTGGAAGGCGATTTATGAGACGTTTCTGTCGGAGTCGAAAGA CcaggcagagaagaagagcaaGGATGCCGCCATTTTGGTTAAGAATGAATCCCAGCTCCCTTTCAGGCATCAGCCTGTGAggcagcagaaaataaaatctgtcaaaacaC CCGAGTCGCTTCCTTCTGCCTCCTCCCTCAACGTGTCTCGAAGTGGCCGGGTCATCAAGCCTCCTCTGGAGTACTGGAAGGGAGGGAGAGTAACCCTGGACGCTCAGATGAACGTTACCATCCACGAGGGCTACGAGGCAACCAGCCCT GATATTTCAACGAGCAAGCCCAAGAAGCCGGTGCAAGTCCTCTTCCCCTGCAGTGACG GTTTGAAGCGACACAAATCGAGTCAAGACGAGGGCTTCTCTGTACCAGCGAGACGGTTAAAGGCGGACAGGAAGCTGCACAGAGCTGAGACTAACCGGGACCAGACCACTGATTCATCTAATGAGATGATTAGCTATCCAAAAGCCGTTTCTGGCAGAACGAGGCGCAACCGGCAGCGTCCAGGTGCAGAGAAAAGGCCCTGTTCGGACGCCAGTCCACAGAAACGACGTGGACCTGAGAGGTCATCAAAGAAACAGACACAGAACGCCATCAGGCCGCCAACGAGAACATCAGAAACCGTCACAGATCCTCATGAGTCTCTTCCAGTTCGCAATAAGGCATCAAACCGACTGACGTGTGATTACGAGTTGCCGAGCACCAGAAGGAGACGAGCAAATGCGGGGCGCGCTGCGAAAGCTTTGACGAGTTCTGGCAAATCAGAGCCGGATGATGAGGTTTCATCCAGCCAATCCCCAGAAGCTccgaaggagaaaaagaaaagcagagcagCGGGAAAAAGGAACGAGgtgcaggagaagaagaaagagagcaGGTGTAGGAAGGCGTCGCCACCAGCGACAGCGACAAAGCCCTGCAGGAAACGGCAACAAAACAAAGGCAGCGCCGTTGTTCCGCACGAGAAAGACGGAGACGAGTGGACGGAGGACGAGATCCTGAAACTGCAAGA ggCAGTGAGCTGCTATCCCAGACACGTAGTGGGTTACTGGGCGAAGGTAGCGAGGATGGTGGGGACACGTTCAGCTGAAGAGTGCTACAAGCAGCACACCTCCCAGGGAAACACCCAGAGTCCCAAGAAAAGCACCAAGAACTGCAAAAAGGTGGCGGAAAAACCTGCAG AGATTCCTGTGATATCTGCCCGAGTCGGGACTCTTAAGAGGATTAAGCAGGTGCGGCAGTTCCTGGAGAATCTGCCCAGGGACGACGTGGACGATGCTTTCAGCTCGGCATACATGCAGAACAAACGCATGGAG ATCCCCTCCTTGTGTTCGAGTGAAGATCACGATTTTGCGATGTCGGACCTGGAGCCTCAGACGCCGATGTCGTCGTGTTTCCCTGAGGCGAAGACGCCTCAGTGTTTGCACATAACTCCTGGCATGCTCGGCTCTCCAAACAC GAAAAATGACGACAAGTACGTCTTCCAGCTACagaagaggatgaagaagaaTCAGTTTAATGTCCGCAAAACCTCGTCTTCTAAAACG aGGTTCTCGCCCACACCTTCCGCTAAGCGAACTGTACAAAGATGCGCTAACACAG GAAAGGACACGTTTTTTGTGTTCGAGATGTTCCCCGAAGACAACGGCGAAATTTCCGAAAGCGATGAGGAGGAAGACTTTTACTTCTCAGACAACTGA